CGACATCGTCTAGCAACCTCCTGCGTGCTGCGTAAAAACACGATCGCTCTTGCCCTCCTCCCCGATGATTGGTCCGTCCCTTATTTTCTACCCGAGAGTGTCCCAGCTGGGTGCTCTCGGGTAGGGAATTTGTCTGTTCCCTCTTGTCCCTTGGGTCGCTGTGAGTGTTTTGTCTACCGGGCCCAATGCAACAACAAAAAGAGCCGTTCTAAAGATTCTCTCAGCCATGCCGAGATAATAGGCTGGCGCACGAAGTAACAACAACGGTCTTTCCATATGTGGCAGTAGATGTCATAATTCCTTCCTACTTTATCGACGTGATTCCCACGATACTACGGGAATCATCCCTTGGAGGAGGGGATGCCGGCACAGAAAAGACAGCAAGGACAAAACGTCACAACGACTGCAGCTTTGCCGGTTGAGCGCAAGGAATCTCAAGTTGCTCGCTCGGAAACGAGAGGATTTTTGCGAACAGAAAAAATTTCCCGCATCCGCGAACAAATCTCACAAGGGACGTACCAGGTTTCTGCCACTGAAGTGGCGAAAGCAATTCTGCGACATGGTGCTTCTCGCGTTTCACCTAAGAAAAAAGAAAAATAGTGACATTTATCGGGAGACTCCTGAACGATACGTCTCTCCATCACGGCTCCGTCCAGGGTGGTAATACGGTCGGCTGAGTTGTAAACAGGCGATATCCGCGCCCATTACTGATGACCGTCACTGTTCCCTCCCGATCCGTGCGTAACCATGTACTTCCCTGGTTTTGGTATCGTTGGGAAACTTCTTGCGCTGGAAATCGGAAGCGATTATCTACGCCGACTGAAGCAATAGCGACCGCTGGTGCAACGGCACTGACAAACCCAGGGGAACTTGAGGTTCGGCTTCCGTGGTGGGGAACTTTCACAATTTCGCTCGGAAGCGCTTTTTCGGTAGCTAGTAGAACAGCCTCTCCTTCTTTTTCTATATCCCCAGTAAACAATATATCTGTGGTTCCGTAACTGAGACGCAGGACGAGCGAAGCGTTATTCGTACCCAGATTGCTATTACAGGGAGGGTGGAGAACCTGGATTGAGA
This window of the Deltaproteobacteria bacterium genome carries:
- a CDS encoding flagellar biosynthesis anti-sigma factor FlgM — encoded protein: MPAQKRQQGQNVTTTAALPVERKESQVARSETRGFLRTEKISRIREQISQGTYQVSATEVAKAILRHGASRVSPKKKEK